One genomic region from Saccharomyces cerevisiae S288C chromosome XI, complete sequence encodes:
- the STB6 gene encoding Stb6p (Protein that binds Sin3p in a two-hybrid assay; STB6 has a paralog, STB2, that arose from the whole genome duplication) codes for MQLEATHQKENHLSPLASFIFPDFRALFNIGFNLYSNINYKEVDINGFEIYIVEQWAAQRKISTLITSYTGNLQDTISAVEVALPEDPEEWPCCLKKYHEELLKFSSPKKTAKGTLFVTNLSSFKSTLNLLHVECGNLKKIWKNFKTNYDLKRLHCGGRSAQLLKKTPSASIAKFAQLYKFPNSAFSHEITSDFQQPSLQNDNSSISSIENIPVNHCPVVELTTLVQISLSYFALFEYKKERDGLLCNGTKQSLEKWWEIYGKRYHGIDKPKNETILGPTTVASLLSLVLTCYFKLMVEDCMSAKDPFDEEEFYSGLYAFQKKYGLSKNNKQTSLDELTIDKLFEVSSKTSNKDIFKFKKVVKSTVQDMTGKGNFMHLSNEILTTDLDTLVKNIHGGSLGKLWKGRSASRKETCMVWERKTFLSFKFERGDPSLQLENNELFYGTSVPSEQLTTSNKEDSDTQPTKRNSIYDIANGSKSSLSISSMFCNYDETRYKSTNNLNRAYRGEYFRRNSIPFCNDGIHDTKKISADLNKIDGLYRCNSYSEVQNAIELWSLPFDSSVIRLARDLLKIQSLMSVQRQLDEIRDGYLGKNSQRSYQNDLMFRQSLNKLQEMCERCKRGSNEFHWEYGNMQNKQQILESEKKDMKSLSSKLKYNVRILDRRVRDVEASVDHFDRKLEDVRKKLLEQNNSKDISMALESPCDKFEFDSFMDSIVQSQQTKYEGLCFKILDKKSLRKLKKEFWKWSTWTFDTFLYKNRPNKEKDTL; via the coding sequence ATGCAACTGGAAGCCACTCATCAGAAAGAAAACCACCTGTCTCCTTTGGCTAGCTTCATTTTTCCAGACTTCAGGGCATTGTTCAACATAGGGTTTAATTTATATTCTAATATAAACTACAAAGAAGTAGATATTAATGGATTTGAAATTTACATTGTCGAACAATGGGCTGCCCagagaaaaatatcaaCTCTAATCACTTCATATACGGGCAACTTACAAGACACCATATCTGCAGTAGAGGTTGCTCTTCCCGAAGATCCTGAGGAATGGCCATGttgtttgaagaaatacCATGAAGAATTGTTGAAGTTTTCTAGTCCAAAAAAGACTGCCAAAGGAACTTTATTTGTTACAAacctttcttctttcaaatctACGCTAAACTTATTGCATGTTGAGTGTGGTAATCTAAAGAAAATCTggaaaaacttcaaaaccAACTACGACCTAAAGAGATTACATTGTGGTGGTCGTTCAGCTCAGCTGTTAAAAAAGACACCTAGTGCCTCAATAGCGAAGTTTGCACAGTTATATAAATTTCCGAATTCAGCTTTTTCTCATGAAATAACGTCGGATTTCCAACAACCTTCTCTTCAGAATGACAACAGCTCAATAAGTAGCATAGAAAATATTCCTGTTAATCATTGCCCTGTGGTAGAACTAACTACCCTCGTGCAAATATCACTTAGTTATTTTGCGCTGTTTGAATACAAGAAGGAGAGAGATGGTCTCTTATGCAATGGAACGAAACAATCCCTTGAAAAATGGTGGGAAATATATGGGAAACGATACCACGGCATTGATAAGCCGAAGAATGAAACGATCCTTGGTCCGACTACGGTGGCATCACTACTTAGTCTTGTATTGACTTGTTACTTCAAATTAATGGTAGAAGATTGCATGTCAGCAAAAGATCCgtttgatgaagaagagtttTATTCTGGTCTTTATgcatttcaaaagaaatacgGCCTAtccaaaaacaataaacaGACCTCCTTAGACGAACTAacaattgataaattatTTGAAGTATCTTCCAAGACTTCAAACAAAgatattttcaagtttAAAAAGGTTGTGAAGTCAACTGTTCAAGACATGACTGGCAAAGGAAACTTTATGCATCTATCCAATGAGATCCTAACAACTGATTTAGATACCCTGGTAAAGAATATACACGGTGGATCCCTTGGTAAGCTCTGGAAAGGGAGAAGTGCTTCGAGAAAGGAAACATGCATGGTTtgggaaagaaaaacctTTCTAAGTTTCAAGTTTGAACGTGGAGATCCATCCTTacaattggaaaataatgagCTGTTTTATGGTACGAGTGTGCCAAGTGAACAGTTAACGACTTCCAATAAGGAGGACAGTGATACGCAACCCACAAAGAGAAATAGTATATATGATATTGCCAATGGCTCCAAATCATCGCTATCTATCTCATCCATGTTCTGTAATTATGATGAAACCCGTTACAAAAGTACCAACAACCTTAATAGAGCCTATAGGGGGGAGTATTTTAGGCGCAATTCGATCCCATTTTGTAACGATGGTATACACGatactaaaaaaatatctgcTGATCTTAATAAGATAGATGGATTGTATCGTTGCAATTCATATTCTGAGGTACAAAACGCAATAGAGCTGTGGAGCTTGCCATTCGATTCATCAGTCATCAGATTAGCAAGAGACTTACTTAAGATACAAAGTCTAATGTCAGTTCAACGTCAGCTCGATGAAATACGTGACGGATATCTGGGAAAAAATTCACAAAGATCATACCAGAATGATCTGATGTTTAGACAAAGCTTGAACAAATTGCAGGAAATGTGTGAGAGATGTAAGAGAGGTTCTAACGAATTTCACTGGGAATATGGTAACATGCAAAACAAACAGCAAATTTTGGAGAgtgagaaaaaagatatgAAATCACTTTCTTCGAAACTGAAATATAACGTTCGTATCCTAGATAGACGTGTAAGAGATGTTGAAGCCAGCGTAGATCATTTTGATCGCAAGTTAGAGGATGTTAGAAAAAAGCTTCTGGAGCAAAATAATAGTAAAGACATATCTATGGCCTTAGAAAGTCCTTGTgataaatttgaatttgacaGTTTTATGGACTCTATAGTGCAGTCCCAACAGACTAAATATGAAGGGCTGtgttttaaaattttagaCAAGAAAAGTCTTCGAAAgttaaaaaaggaattctGGAAATGGAGCACCTGGACATTCGATACCTTCTTATACAAAAATAGGCCCAATAAGGAGAAAGATACACTATGA
- the OSI1 gene encoding Osi1p (NADH-dependent short-chain aldehyde reductase; involved in detoxification of furfural; expression is upregulated in cells treated with the aldehydes furfural and glycolaldehyde, the mycotoxin patulin, and also the quinone methide triterpene celastrol; green fluorescent protein (GFP)-fusion protein localizes to the cytoplasm), which translates to MNTSSRITYFIIGGSRGIGFNLVKILSASTGNTVITSIRGSPSLPKNKQVEDLAKIRKNIHIVQLDLTKDESIGNIADEIKKTPFFLGIDIFIACSAVSDSYYKVLETPKSVWLNHYSTNALGPILALQKVYPLLLLKKTRKIFFISSVAGSINAFVPLSVSAYGQSKAALNYAVKTLSFELKPEGFTVVAFHPGMVSTDMGQYGLDHFKEKNIDISGVNIITPEESASALIDVFRKILPEDNGKFFNYDGSEGVF; encoded by the coding sequence ATGAATACTTCATCAAGAATAACTTACTTTATCATCGGTGGTAGCCGTGGAATTGGTTTTAATTTGGTCAAAATTTTAAGCGCTTCTACGGGCAATACAGTTATAACCTCTATTCGTGGATCACCTTCATTACCCAAGAACAAACAAGTGGAAGATTTAGCAAAAATCAGGAAGAATATCCATATTGTCCAACTTGACCTTACAAAGGACGAAAGTATTGGCAATATTGCGGACGAGATCAAGAAAACGCCATTCTTCTTGGgtattgatatttttatcgCATGTTCTGCAGTATCTGATTCTTATTACAAGGTCCTGGAAACTCCCAAATCAGTCTGGCTCAACCATTATAGCACAAACGCTCTGGGTCCGATACTAGCCcttcaaaaagtttatcCACTgcttcttttgaaaaagacGAGGAAGATATTCTTTATCTCTAGTGTTGCAGGATCTATCAATGCGTTTGTACCACTTTCTGTTTCCGCTTATGGTCAATCGAAAGCTGCCTTGAATTATGCGGTAAAGACGCTCAGTTTTGAATTGAAACCGGAGGGTTTTACTGTCGTTGCTTTTCACCCAGGTATGGTATCTACTGATATGGGCCAATATGGCCTTGATCATTTTAAAGAGAAGAATATAGACATCAGCGGCGTAAATATTATCACACCAGAAGAAAGTGCCTCTGCGCTAATTGATGTCTTCCGAAAAATTTTACCAGAAGATAATGGAAAGTTCTTCAACTATGACGGCAGCGAAGGCGTCTTTTAG
- a CDS encoding uncharacterized protein (hypothetical protein; expression induced in cells treated with mycotoxins patulin or citrinin; the authentic, non-tagged protein is detected in highly purified mitochondria in high-throughput studies): protein MYIPKHFESMELSRYKLSKKPPLGTLFSSKASRQGFFGWRTSSNKDDPDFGMCASHIPFVFVEFDNGEHKLIAHLARKNKHVEMLERVQKCLVVFQSVDSYISPAWFPMKKKTHKFVPTWDFAAVHVYGTPRIIRDDKDWLINMLSTLTDQEEEKRPEGENVRSKVERF, encoded by the coding sequence ATGTACATTCCTAAACATTTTGAGTCCATGGAACTCTCAAGGTacaaattatcaaaaaaaccCCCGCTAGGAACACTATTCTCCTCTAAGGCTAGCAGGCAAGGTTTCTTCGGATGGAgaacttcttccaataAAGATGACCCCGATTTTGGTATGTGCGCATCACATATTCCATTTGTATTCGTGGAGTTCGATAATGGAGAGCATAAACTTATTGCACATTTAGCACGGAAGAATAAACATGTGGAAATGCTGGAAAGAGTTCAAAAATGCTTAGTGGTATTTCAGAGCGTCGATTCATACATTTCTCCGGCGTGGTTCccaatgaagaaaaagaccCATAAGTTCGTACCAACATGGGATTTTGCCGCTGTGCACGTTTACGGTACACCAAGGATTATCCGCGACGATAAAGACTGGCTTATTAATATGTTATCAACTTTGACTgaccaagaagaagagaaaagacCTGAGGGGGAAAATGTACGAAGTAAAGTGGAGCGTTTCTGA
- a CDS encoding uncharacterized protein (hypothetical protein; identified by homology to Ashbya gossypii), with protein sequence MQANHSVSYLYESSTSKRSNGLFSQTQKQGSFQKALSQTQEEIEDEDLMVDLNTGSLTPVKLKYWTQMSAMTEKFGKL encoded by the coding sequence ATGCAGGCAAACCATTCCGTCAGTTACCTTTACGAATCAAGTACTTCAAAGAGGTCAAATGGGCTCTTTTCTCAAACACAAAAGCAAggaagttttcaaaaagcttTAAGTCAAACTCAGGAAGAAATAGAAGATGAAGACCTGATGGTAGACCTCAACACAGGATCTTTAACTCCCGTTAAGTTAAAATATTGGACTCAAATGAGTGCTATGACGGAAAAATTTGGTAAACTGTGA
- a CDS encoding L-methionine (R)-S-oxide reductase (Methionine-R-sulfoxide reductase; reduces the R enantiomer of free Met-SO, in contrast to Mxr2p which reduces Met-R-SO in a peptide linkage; has a role in protection against oxidative stress; binds and degrades patulin, a polyketide mycotoxin, forming E-ascladiol; strong substrate specificity towards patulin but not other mycotoxins; relative distribution to the nucleus increases upon DNA replication stress): MGSSTGFHHADHVNYSSNLNKEEILEQLLLSYEGLSDGQVNWVCNLSNASSLIWHAYKSLAVDINWAGFYVTQASEENTLILGPFQGKVACQMIQFGKGVCGTAASTKETQIVPDVNKYPGHIACDGETKSEIVVPIISNDGKTLGVIDIDCLDYEGFDHVDKEFLEKLAKLINKSCVFK, translated from the coding sequence ATGGGCTCATCAACCGGGTTTCATCATGCCGATCATGTTAActattcttcaaatctgAATAAGGAAGAAATTCTAGAACAGCTTCTGCTTTCATACGAGGGGCTATCAGATGGACAAGTCAATTGGGTTTGTAATTTGTCAAACGCTTCGTCATTGATCTGGCATGCGTACAAGTCATTAGCTGTTGATATCAATTGGGCTGGATTTTACGTTACTCAAGCTAGCGAAGAAAACACACTGATATTGGGCCCATTTCAAGGAAAGGTCGCTTGCCAAATGATTCAATTCGGTAAAGGTGTTTGCGGAACTGCAGCCTCTACAAAGGAAACGCAGATTGTTCCAGATGTCAACAAGTATCCCGGTCATATTGCGTGCGACGGTGAAACCAAGAGCGAAATTGTTGTTCCAATCATATCCAATGATGGTAAGACATTGGGCGTCATAGACATAGATTGTTTGGATTACGAAGGATTCGACCACGTAGACAAAGAATTCCTAGAAAAACTTGCTAAATTAATTAATAAATCATGTGTCTTTAAATAA
- the LHS1 gene encoding Hsp70 family chaperone LHS1 (Molecular chaperone of the endoplasmic reticulum lumen; involved in polypeptide translocation and folding; nucleotide exchange factor for the ER lumenal Hsp70 chaperone Kar2p; regulated by the unfolded protein response pathway), with protein sequence MRNVLRLLFLTAFVAIGSLAAVLGVDYGQQNIKAIVVSPQAPLELVLTPEAKRKEISGLSIKRLPGYGKDDPNGIERIYGSAVGSLATRFPQNTLLHLKPLLGKSLEDETTVTLYSKQHPGLEMVSTNRSTIAFLVDNVEYPLEELVAMNVQEIANRANSLLKDRDARTEDFVNKMSFTIPDFFDQHQRKALLDASSITTGIEETYLVSEGMSVAVNFVLKQRQFPPGEQQHYIVYDMGSGSIKASMFSILQPEDTTQPVTIEFEGYGYNPHLGGAKFTMDIGSLIENKFLETHPAIRTDELHANPKALAKINQAAEKAKLILSANSEASINIESLINDIDFRTSITRQEFEEFIADSLLDIVKPINDAVTKQFGGYGTNLPEINGVILAGGSSRIPIVQDQLIKLVSEEKVLRNVNADESAVNGVVMRGIKLSNSFKTKPLNVVDRSVNTYSFKLSNESELYDVFTRGSAYPNKTSILTNTTDSIPNNFTIDLFENGKLFETITVNSGAIKNSYSSDKCSSGVAYNITFDLSSDRLFSIQEVNCICQSENDIGNSKQIKNKGSRLAFTSEDVEIKRLSPSERSRLHEHIKLLDKQDKERFQFQENLNVLESNLYDARNLLMDDEVMQNGPKSQVEELSEMVKVYLDWLEDASFDTDPEDIVSRIREIGILKKKIELYMDSAKEPLNSQQFKGMLEEGHKLLQAIETHKNTVEEFLSQFETEFADTIDNVREEFKKIKQPAYVSKALSTWEETLTSFKNSISEIEKFLAKNLFGEDLREHLFEIKLQFDMYRTKLEEKLRLIKSGDESRLNEIKKLHLRNFRLQKRKEEKLKRKLEQEKSRNNNETESTVINSADDKTTIVNDKTTESNPSSEEDILHDEL encoded by the coding sequence ATGCGAAACGTTTTAAggcttttatttttaacaGCTTTTGTTGCTATAGGGTCTTTAGCAGCCGTTTTAGGTGTTGATTACGGTCAGCAAAATATCAAGGCCATTGTGGTTTCTCCGCAAGCCCCATTAGAACTTGTGCTCACACCAGAGGCAAAACGGAAGGAGATATCTGGTCTTTCGATAAAAAGATTACCAGGTTATGGAAAGGATGATCCGAATGGGATTGAAAGAATCTACGGTTCCGCTGTTGGCAGTTTAGCAACAAGGTTTCCCCAAAACACATTGTTGCATTTGAAACCGCTACTTGGGAAATCACTAGAAGATGAAACCACTGTAACTTTGTATTCAAAACAACACCCCGGTTTAGAAATGGTATCAACAAATAGAAGTACCATAGCCTTTTTAGTTGATAATGTGGAATATCCATTGGAAGAGTTAGTGGCAATGAATGTCCAAGAGATTGCCAATAGAGCCAATTCACTGTTGAAGGATAGAGATGCAAGAACTGAGGACTTTGTAAACAAGATGAGTTTTACAATTCCTGACTTTTTTGACCAACATCAAAGGAAAGCACTTTTAGATGCCAGTTCAATAACCACAGGAATCGAAGAGACATATCTGGTTAGTGAAGGGATGTCTGTTGCAGTTAACTTTGTATTAAAGCAGCGCCAATTTCCACCAGGTGAACAGCAGCATTATATCGTATATGACATGGGGAGCGGTTCTATTAAGGCCTCAATGTTCTCTATATTGCAGCCGGAGGACACTACTCAGCCCGTTACAATAGAATTTGAAGGATATGGGTATAATCCACATCTAGGTGGTGCAAAGTTTACAATGGATATTGGCAGTTTGATAGAGAATAAGTTTTTGGAAACACACCCAGCCATAAGAACTGATGAATTGCACGCTAATCCCAAGGCCTTAGCAAAAATCAACCAAGCAGCAGAGAAGGCAAAGTTAATTTTAAGCGCCAATTCTGAGGCAAGTATTAACATAGAATCACTGATCAACGATATTGATTTCCGTACTTCTATAACTAGACAGGAATTCGAAGAATTTATTGCAGACTCGTTATTGGACATTGTCAAACCCATAAATGACGCTGTTACAAAACAATTCGGTGGCTATGGAACAAATTTACCTGAGATAAATGGGGTCATTTTGGCGGGAGGCTCTTCCCGAATTCCCATTGTGCAGGATCAATTAATCAAACTCGTATCCGAAGAAAAAGTGTTGAGAAATGTCAATGCTGATGAATCAGCTGTGAATGGTGTTGTTATGAGAGGGATCAAGTTATCTAATTCGTTTAAGACCAAGCCGTTAAATGTTGTTGACCGTTCTGTAAATACTTATTCATTCAAATTATCAAACGAATCTGAACTGTATGATGTGTTCACGCGCGGAAGTGCTTATCCAAACAAAACATCTATTTTGACAAACACGACTGATTCGATTCCTAATAATTTTACCATTGACTTATTTGAGAATGGTAAATTGTTCGAAACTATCACAGTTAATTCAGGAGCTATAAAGAATTCATATTCCTCTGATAAGTGCTCGTCAGGAGTTGCGTATAACATTACTTTCGACTTGTCCAGTGATAGATTATTCTCTATTCAAGAGGTTAACTGCATTTGTCAGAGCGAAAATGACATAGGTAACTCCAAGCAAATTAAGAACAAAGGCAGCCGTTTGGCTTTTACTTCTGAGGATGTTGAGATCAAAAGGCTTTCTCCTTCAGAACGTTCGCGTTTGCATGAGCATATCAAGTTGCTCGATAAACAGGATAAGGAAAGATTTCAattccaagaaaatttaaacGTTCTTGAAAGTAACTTGTATGATGCTAGAAACCTGCTAATGGATGATGAAGTTATGCAAAATGGACCAAAATCCCAAGTAGAAGAGTTATCGGAGATGGTTAAAGTATATTTGGATTGGCTCGAAGATGCATCCTTTGATACTGACCCTGAGGATATAGTTAGCAGAATTAGAGAAATTGgaatattaaaaaagaaaatagaacTTTACATGGATTCTGCAAAGGAACCTTTGAACTCTCAACAATTTAAAGGAATGCTTGAAGAAGGCCATAAGTTACTTCAGGCTATAGAAACCCATAAGAATACcgttgaagaatttttgagtCAATTTGAAACCGAGTTTGCGGATACCATAGATAATGTTAGAGAAGAATTTAAAAAGATTAAGCAACCAGCGTATGTGTCGAAGGCGTTATCTACATGGGAGGAAACCTTAACctcttttaaaaattcCATTAGCGAAATAGAGAAGTTCCTGGCAAAAAACCTATTTGGCGAAGACCTTCGTGAAcatttatttgaaatcaaaTTACAATTTGATATGTATCGTACGAAACTAGAGGAAAAACTGCGTTTAATAAAAAGCGGTGATGAAAGTCGCTTAAATGAAATAAAGAAGTTACATTTAAGAAACTTCCGCCtacaaaagagaaaggaggaaaagttgaaaagaaagcttGAACAGGAAAAAAGCAGAAACAACAATGAAACAGAATCGACAGTAATCAACTCGGCTGACGATAAAACTACTATTGTCAATGACAAGACCACCGAGTCGAATCCAAGTTCTGAGGAAGACATTTTGCATGATGAATTATAG